A stretch of Stenotrophomonas indicatrix DNA encodes these proteins:
- a CDS encoding substrate-binding domain-containing protein, which produces MTKYKTLAALVATALLATAGAASAQTAVTGGGASLPADLYKGQADSILPANFSYAVTGSGTGKKAFLENNSALFSTTGTVHFAGSDSVLSSTELSTYNSTYNVAGDANRFGALVQIPSVATSVTIPFNKAGSAVDLSVTQICGIFSGKINDWSQLAGSGRTGALQVVYRGESSGTSELLARFLTSACQPADVSGTTLKLTNGVPAFSVQSTFANLFTTVPSNFIAAPATGGTSLYNAVYAVDGRIGYVGPDVIPSLTDATKVAKVKSFSPDEVSVQATLETAAPPTGAAAENPANWVPVFGNPSAGYPIAGYTNFVFGQCYKNATVGANVRGFLTRHYGSVVVAGVEQGPNDAAIRAHKFIPLTKAWRDAVRARFATASNAGAVNNPSTCASIGRPL; this is translated from the coding sequence ATGACCAAGTACAAGACCCTGGCCGCGCTGGTTGCTACCGCGCTGCTCGCCACTGCTGGTGCCGCGTCGGCCCAGACCGCTGTCACCGGCGGCGGCGCTTCGCTGCCGGCCGACCTCTACAAGGGCCAGGCCGACAGCATCCTGCCGGCCAACTTCAGCTACGCCGTGACCGGTTCGGGCACCGGCAAGAAGGCCTTCCTGGAAAACAACTCGGCGCTGTTCTCGACCACCGGTACCGTGCATTTCGCCGGCAGCGATTCGGTGCTGAGCAGCACCGAGCTGAGCACCTACAACAGCACCTACAACGTGGCTGGCGATGCCAACCGCTTCGGCGCGCTGGTGCAGATCCCGTCGGTCGCCACCTCGGTCACCATCCCGTTCAACAAGGCCGGTTCGGCGGTTGATCTGTCGGTCACCCAGATCTGCGGCATCTTCTCCGGCAAGATCAATGACTGGAGCCAGCTGGCTGGTTCGGGCCGTACCGGTGCCCTGCAGGTTGTCTACCGTGGCGAGAGCAGCGGTACCAGCGAGCTGCTGGCCCGCTTCCTGACCAGCGCCTGCCAGCCGGCGGACGTCTCCGGCACCACCCTGAAGCTGACGAACGGCGTGCCGGCGTTCTCGGTGCAGTCGACCTTCGCCAACCTGTTCACCACCGTGCCGTCGAACTTCATCGCCGCGCCGGCCACCGGTGGCACCTCGCTGTACAACGCGGTGTACGCCGTTGACGGCCGCATCGGCTACGTTGGCCCGGACGTCATCCCGAGCCTGACCGATGCCACCAAGGTGGCCAAGGTCAAGTCCTTCTCGCCGGATGAAGTGAGCGTGCAGGCGACCCTGGAAACCGCTGCGCCGCCGACCGGCGCCGCTGCTGAAAATCCCGCCAACTGGGTGCCGGTGTTTGGCAACCCGAGCGCGGGCTACCCGATCGCTGGCTACACCAACTTCGTGTTCGGCCAGTGCTACAAGAACGCCACTGTCGGCGCCAACGTGCGTGGCTTCCTGACCCGCCATTACGGCAGTGTCGTGGTCGCCGGCGTCGAGCAGGGCCCGAACGATGCGGCCATCCGCGCGCACAAGTTCATCCCGCTGACCAAGGCCTGGCGTGATGCGGTCCGTGCGCGCTTCGCGACTGCCAGCAATGCTGGCGCCGTGAACAACCCGAGCACCTGCGCCAGCATCGGCCGTCCGCTGTAA
- the gspM gene encoding type II secretion system protein GspM has product MTTAELRPAGFVRGLSQRWQRLAARERAMLLLMAAAIAAAALWLGWLQPLLKQRSHWQAELPRLQAQAAALAPLLRAREQQQAQGRRPTLAGLRQQITAAGLAGSLHIETRDGRWHLQVRSVPADALWNWLLPLLADPAIELQQLQLQRTGDANMPAARISGNIVMAAQGGGHP; this is encoded by the coding sequence GTGACCACAGCGGAACTACGGCCGGCGGGCTTCGTGCGCGGACTGTCGCAGCGTTGGCAGCGGCTGGCGGCGCGCGAGCGCGCGATGCTGCTGTTGATGGCTGCGGCGATAGCGGCGGCCGCACTGTGGCTGGGCTGGCTGCAGCCGCTGCTTAAACAGCGCAGCCATTGGCAGGCTGAGCTTCCACGGCTGCAGGCGCAGGCGGCTGCACTTGCACCGCTGCTGCGCGCCCGTGAACAGCAGCAGGCGCAAGGCCGGCGGCCGACACTTGCAGGCCTGCGCCAACAGATCACCGCTGCCGGCCTGGCGGGCAGCCTGCATATCGAAACGCGCGACGGGCGCTGGCACCTGCAGGTGCGCAGTGTGCCCGCCGATGCGCTCTGGAACTGGCTGCTGCCCTTGCTGGCCGACCCGGCCATCGAACTGCAGCAACTGCAACTGCAACGAACAGGGGACGCGAACATGCCGGCGGCACGGATTTCCGGAAACATCGTGATGGCCGCCCAGGGCGGTGGCCATCCATGA
- the gspD gene encoding type II secretion system secretin GspD has protein sequence MKAMRSLGCSAALALVVGLAHLPAPVQAQDANGEPVQLNLVDTDIGGVLRMAARFTGRQFLVDPRVSGKMTVVSDGPVSRVQAYQLLLGALRMRGFAVVESGGVSRVVPQADAKLLGGRVGAGGAGGEIATRTFALRYESAAALVAVLRPMITADNPITANPGNNTLVITDYADNLERIARVIASVDTPAGMDTDVVKLQQGIAVDVAAMVAPLLDAQGAEPAQKVVVMADPRSNSVLLRSSSPGRTRLARQLVEKLDKAQDESGNLHVVYLRNAQATQLAGVLRGVVAGQSDAPAMGSSDGITALPGETSRNASPPAQPAQGKNKGNALESPRLDPGRREPIDAGSTGFSQNGISVQADIATNTLLISAPEPVYRNLRRVIDQLDQRRAQVLVESLIVEVNQTDAAELGVQWMLGNGRTFGGTHFGGTTGGSGLNTTARTTLDVLPKDGLNIGVIDGTINLPGVGQILNMKALANALQSKGGANILSTPNLMTLDNEAASIMVGQTVPFVSGRYVTDGGGGSNNPFQTIEREDVGLKLRVRPQISEGGTVKLDIYQEVSSIDAQSSGSAGIITNKRALDTSVLLDDGQIMVLGGLLEDSVSHGRDAVPGLGKIPVLGALFRSDTRKRAKTNLMVFLRPHVVRDPAAGQRLTRDRYDYMRNAQAAAQPVQSWALPALSAPQLPPQDLSVLGQGNARDGQGQPPQNGSLAALYPASEGVVQVVQFAQGLDAARATQAVAQVRALGLQAYAETTPGETGQRLRVRVARDPATLDPALQQLRGLGYTPELVIGP, from the coding sequence ATGAAGGCGATGCGCAGCCTGGGCTGCAGCGCGGCATTGGCACTGGTGGTGGGCCTGGCCCATCTTCCGGCGCCGGTGCAGGCGCAGGACGCCAATGGCGAACCGGTGCAGCTGAACCTGGTGGACACCGATATCGGTGGGGTGCTGCGCATGGCGGCACGCTTCACCGGCCGCCAGTTCCTGGTCGACCCCCGGGTGAGCGGCAAGATGACCGTGGTCTCCGATGGGCCGGTCAGCCGCGTGCAGGCTTACCAGCTGCTGCTGGGTGCATTGCGCATGCGCGGCTTCGCCGTGGTTGAAAGCGGGGGAGTCAGCCGGGTGGTGCCGCAGGCCGATGCCAAGCTGCTGGGCGGCCGCGTTGGTGCCGGTGGTGCGGGCGGCGAGATAGCCACGCGCACGTTTGCCCTGCGCTACGAGAGTGCCGCGGCGCTGGTGGCGGTGCTGCGGCCGATGATCACCGCGGACAATCCGATCACCGCCAACCCCGGCAACAACACGCTGGTCATCACCGACTACGCCGACAACCTGGAGCGCATCGCGCGGGTCATCGCCAGCGTGGATACACCGGCCGGCATGGACACCGACGTGGTGAAGCTGCAGCAGGGCATTGCCGTGGACGTGGCGGCGATGGTCGCACCGCTGCTGGATGCGCAGGGCGCGGAGCCGGCGCAGAAGGTGGTGGTGATGGCCGACCCGCGCAGCAACAGCGTGCTGCTGCGTTCCAGCAGCCCGGGCCGCACGCGCCTGGCGCGGCAGCTGGTGGAGAAGCTGGACAAGGCCCAGGACGAGTCCGGCAACCTGCATGTGGTGTACCTGCGCAACGCCCAGGCCACCCAGCTGGCCGGGGTGCTGCGGGGCGTGGTGGCAGGGCAGAGCGATGCGCCGGCAATGGGCAGCAGCGACGGCATCACTGCATTGCCGGGCGAGACCAGCCGCAATGCCAGCCCGCCGGCGCAGCCTGCACAGGGCAAGAACAAAGGCAATGCGCTGGAATCGCCGCGGCTTGATCCCGGCCGTCGCGAACCGATCGATGCCGGCAGCACCGGCTTCAGCCAGAACGGCATTTCGGTGCAGGCCGACATCGCAACCAACACCTTGCTGATCTCTGCCCCGGAGCCGGTGTACCGCAACCTGCGGCGGGTGATCGACCAGCTGGACCAGCGTCGGGCGCAGGTGCTGGTGGAGAGCCTGATCGTGGAGGTCAACCAGACCGACGCCGCCGAACTGGGCGTGCAATGGATGCTGGGCAACGGCCGCACCTTCGGTGGCACCCACTTCGGCGGCACCACCGGCGGCAGTGGGCTGAACACCACCGCGCGCACCACGCTCGACGTGCTGCCGAAGGACGGGCTGAACATCGGCGTGATCGACGGCACGATCAACCTGCCGGGCGTCGGCCAGATCCTCAACATGAAGGCGCTGGCCAATGCCCTGCAGAGCAAAGGCGGCGCCAACATCCTCTCCACGCCGAACCTGATGACGCTGGACAACGAGGCGGCCAGCATCATGGTCGGGCAGACCGTGCCCTTCGTCAGTGGCCGCTATGTGACCGATGGCGGCGGTGGCAGCAACAACCCGTTCCAGACCATCGAACGCGAGGACGTGGGCCTGAAGCTGCGGGTGCGCCCGCAGATTTCCGAGGGCGGCACGGTGAAGCTGGACATCTACCAGGAAGTCAGCAGCATCGATGCGCAGAGCTCGGGCAGCGCCGGCATCATCACCAACAAGCGGGCGCTGGACACCAGCGTGCTGCTCGATGACGGCCAGATCATGGTGCTGGGCGGCCTGCTGGAAGACAGCGTCAGCCATGGCCGCGATGCCGTGCCGGGGCTGGGGAAGATCCCGGTGCTGGGCGCGCTGTTCCGCAGCGATACGCGCAAGCGGGCCAAGACCAACCTGATGGTGTTCCTGCGCCCGCACGTGGTGCGCGACCCGGCCGCCGGACAGCGCCTGACGCGCGATCGCTACGACTACATGCGCAACGCCCAGGCCGCTGCACAACCGGTACAGAGCTGGGCGTTGCCGGCACTGTCGGCACCGCAGCTGCCGCCGCAGGACCTGTCGGTGCTGGGCCAGGGCAATGCACGCGATGGCCAGGGCCAGCCGCCGCAGAACGGCAGCCTTGCGGCGTTGTATCCGGCCAGCGAGGGCGTTGTGCAGGTGGTGCAGTTCGCGCAGGGGCTGGATGCAGCGCGTGCCACGCAGGCCGTGGCACAGGTGCGCGCGCTTGGCCTGCAGGCCTATGCCGAAACCACGCCGGGCGAAACCGGACAGCGACTGCGGGTGCGGGTGGCACGCGACCCGGCCACGCTCGACCCGGCGCTGCAGCAGCTGCGCGGGCTGGGCTACACCCCGGAACTGGTCATCGGCCCATGA
- the gspF gene encoding type II secretion system inner membrane protein GspF: MALFDYQAVNAQGRIEKGQLDADNARGVRQQLRGRGLTPVQVSAARNSGSGWGTRRLSASELAWATRQLASLLAASLPLESALSAVIEQAERPHVAQALTAVRADVRAGQRLTVALAARPRDFPAIYRALVGAGEDSGDLARVMERLADYIEERNALQAKVLTAFIYPAAISLVSVAIVIFLLSYVVPQVVTAFVQARQTLPMLTQVMLAASAFVRAWGIWTGLGIGALVVGWRLALRRPDLRLRWDTLLLRVPMVGRFVLGVNSARFASTLAILLDAGVPLLRALDAARQTLGNALLARCADDVAARVREGTSLGAALKVQKVYPPILVHLVASGEKTGSLAPLLDRAAQTISREIERRAMALTTLLEPTMILVMGGVVLTIVLAVLMPIMEMNQLVQ; encoded by the coding sequence ATGGCACTGTTCGACTACCAGGCCGTCAACGCACAGGGGCGCATCGAGAAGGGGCAGCTGGACGCCGACAACGCGCGCGGCGTGCGCCAGCAACTGCGCGGGCGTGGGCTGACACCGGTACAGGTATCAGCCGCACGAAATTCCGGCAGTGGCTGGGGCACGCGCAGACTATCGGCCAGCGAACTGGCCTGGGCCACGCGGCAACTTGCCAGCCTGCTGGCCGCCAGCCTGCCGCTGGAAAGCGCGTTGAGCGCGGTGATCGAACAGGCCGAACGCCCGCACGTTGCACAGGCACTCACTGCGGTGCGTGCCGATGTGCGCGCCGGCCAACGGTTGACCGTGGCGCTGGCGGCGCGGCCGCGCGACTTTCCTGCGATCTATCGTGCCCTGGTGGGTGCGGGCGAAGATTCCGGCGATCTGGCGCGGGTGATGGAGCGCCTGGCCGACTACATCGAAGAACGCAATGCACTGCAGGCCAAGGTGCTGACGGCATTCATCTACCCGGCGGCGATCAGCCTGGTGTCGGTAGCGATCGTGATCTTCCTGCTCAGCTACGTGGTTCCCCAGGTAGTGACTGCGTTCGTGCAGGCGCGGCAGACGCTGCCGATGCTGACCCAGGTGATGCTGGCGGCCAGTGCGTTCGTACGCGCATGGGGCATATGGACGGGATTGGGCATCGGCGCGCTGGTGGTGGGCTGGCGGCTGGCACTGCGGCGGCCGGATCTTCGCCTGCGCTGGGACACCCTGCTGCTGCGCGTACCGATGGTGGGGCGCTTCGTGCTGGGCGTGAACAGCGCACGCTTCGCATCGACACTGGCGATCCTGCTTGATGCCGGTGTGCCCTTGCTGCGCGCACTGGACGCCGCACGACAGACACTGGGCAATGCGCTGCTGGCGCGCTGTGCCGATGATGTGGCCGCACGCGTGCGCGAAGGTACTTCGCTTGGCGCTGCGCTGAAGGTGCAGAAAGTGTATCCGCCGATCCTGGTGCATCTGGTGGCCAGTGGCGAGAAGACCGGTTCATTGGCGCCGTTGCTCGACCGCGCTGCACAGACCATCTCGCGCGAGATCGAACGCCGCGCGATGGCACTCACTACATTGCTGGAGCCCACGATGATCCTGGTGATGGGGGGCGTGGTGCTGACCATCGTGCTGGCCGTGCTGATGCCGATCATGGAAATGAACCAGCTGGTGCAGTGA
- the gspE gene encoding type II secretion system ATPase GspE: MSMATPPPALPYAWVRSHGVMLAEAGGAPVLLGTAETAAWAVAELRRRHGPLPFQVLDAAAWQQRLGEQYRDGGDAAALVGAAESEVDLDRLMQDMPEVTDLLDAQDDAPVIRMINALLAQAARDGASDLHIEPFETHSVVRYRVDGTLRDMVQPRRALHAALVSRIKIMAHLDIAEKRLPQDGRIAIRVGGRPLDIRVSTVPTGHGERAVLRLLEKDAGRLKLQRLGMADDTLATFTGLIRQPHGIVLVTGPTGSGKTTSLYAALGQLDSSTSNILTVEDPVEYDFAGIGQIQVNARIGMSFGTALRAILRQDPDTIMIGEIRDLETAQIAVQSSLTGHGVLASLHTNDAISAVTRLADMGVEPFLLASSLRGVLAQRLVRRLCLQCRRAEVDAEDRTVWRAVGCPACANSGYRGRTGIHELFVVDERVRALIHEGQGEPALREAARRAGMRTLRQDGQRWVDSGVTTLEEILRVTGDD; this comes from the coding sequence ATGAGCATGGCCACGCCGCCGCCAGCGCTGCCGTATGCCTGGGTGCGCAGCCACGGCGTGATGCTGGCCGAAGCAGGCGGCGCGCCGGTCCTGCTGGGAACTGCCGAGACCGCCGCCTGGGCGGTGGCCGAACTGCGCCGCCGGCACGGGCCGCTGCCGTTCCAGGTGCTGGATGCGGCGGCCTGGCAGCAGCGGTTGGGCGAGCAGTATCGTGACGGTGGCGATGCCGCTGCACTGGTCGGCGCGGCCGAAAGTGAAGTCGATCTCGACCGGCTGATGCAGGACATGCCCGAAGTGACCGATCTGCTGGATGCACAGGACGACGCGCCGGTGATCCGCATGATCAACGCCCTGCTAGCACAGGCCGCGCGTGACGGTGCAAGCGATCTGCACATCGAACCTTTCGAAACGCATTCGGTGGTGCGCTACCGCGTCGATGGCACCCTGCGTGACATGGTGCAGCCACGACGTGCGTTGCACGCGGCGCTGGTCTCGCGCATCAAGATCATGGCCCACCTGGATATCGCCGAGAAGCGCCTGCCGCAGGATGGGCGCATTGCGATCCGCGTGGGGGGCCGGCCGCTGGATATCCGCGTCTCCACCGTGCCCACCGGGCACGGCGAACGGGCGGTGCTGCGCCTGCTGGAAAAGGATGCCGGGCGGTTGAAGCTGCAACGCCTCGGCATGGCCGACGATACGCTGGCCACCTTCACCGGGTTGATCCGCCAGCCGCATGGCATCGTGCTGGTGACCGGGCCGACCGGCAGTGGCAAGACCACATCGCTGTATGCGGCACTGGGGCAGCTCGACAGCAGCACCAGCAACATCCTCACGGTGGAAGACCCGGTGGAGTACGACTTTGCCGGTATCGGCCAGATCCAGGTCAACGCGCGCATCGGCATGAGTTTCGGCACCGCATTGCGCGCGATCCTGCGCCAGGATCCGGACACCATCATGATCGGCGAGATCCGTGACCTGGAAACGGCGCAGATCGCGGTGCAGTCGTCGCTGACCGGTCACGGCGTGCTGGCATCGCTGCATACCAACGATGCGATTTCGGCGGTGACCCGACTGGCGGACATGGGCGTGGAACCTTTCCTGCTGGCCTCATCGTTGCGTGGCGTGCTGGCGCAGCGGCTGGTGCGCAGGCTGTGCCTGCAGTGCCGGCGTGCCGAAGTGGATGCCGAGGACCGCACCGTGTGGCGGGCCGTAGGCTGCCCCGCCTGTGCGAACAGCGGCTACCGCGGGCGCACCGGTATCCACGAACTGTTCGTGGTGGATGAGCGCGTGCGGGCACTGATCCATGAAGGGCAGGGCGAACCTGCGCTGCGCGAGGCCGCGCGGCGCGCCGGCATGCGCACCCTGCGCCAGGACGGGCAGCGCTGGGTCGACAGCGGGGTGACTACGCTGGAGGAGATCCTGCGCGTGACCGGCGACGACTGA
- the gspG gene encoding type II secretion system major pseudopilin GspG produces the protein MAMQMGGRRARQQGFSLIEIMVVVVIIGILAALIVPRLMDRPDQARVVAARQDIAALMQAMKLYRLDNGRYPSAGQGLQALLKPPQGSGAMPVTPYLDRLPDDPWGHPYQYQNPGTHGDIDVFSLGADSKPGGEAGNADIGSWQL, from the coding sequence ATGGCAATGCAGATGGGTGGTCGCAGGGCTCGGCAGCAGGGCTTCAGCCTGATCGAGATCATGGTGGTGGTGGTCATCATCGGCATTCTGGCTGCACTGATCGTGCCCCGGCTGATGGATCGCCCCGACCAGGCCCGCGTGGTGGCGGCACGCCAGGACATCGCCGCACTGATGCAGGCCATGAAGCTGTACCGGCTGGACAATGGGCGTTACCCCAGTGCCGGGCAGGGGCTGCAGGCGCTGCTGAAACCGCCGCAGGGCAGCGGCGCGATGCCGGTCACGCCGTACCTCGACCGCCTGCCGGATGACCCGTGGGGGCACCCCTACCAGTACCAGAACCCCGGCACGCACGGCGATATCGACGTGTTCTCGCTGGGGGCCGACAGCAAGCCCGGCGGTGAGGCCGGCAACGCGGACATCGGTTCCTGGCAGTTGTGA
- a CDS encoding FecR family protein, whose translation MDADDQPHRPLDAVERQAHAWVVRLTSGEATAADARKFHQWCEADPGHRHAFARAKRQWEQVRLAGEQLPAAARQPQPATPAQRWSRRAFLGAAVAAPASLAVVAALHPPLGLWPSVTAMTADFHTGTGERLQIAPTPHLKIELDTQSSLRRRSDAQGEGFELVQGQAAIEAAAGARLALFAGPGCLVADEGAARLDVRNTDGQVRVTCLRGSVRIEHPQGRLQLQAGQQTVYDERLSGVVAEAVAAEVSAWTEGMLVFRRAPLREVVAEINRYRRGKVLLGESALARAPVSGRFRIDDPDAALEQLGQTLSLGLRRFPGGIAVLG comes from the coding sequence ATGGACGCTGACGATCAACCGCACCGCCCGCTCGACGCCGTGGAGCGCCAGGCCCACGCGTGGGTGGTACGGTTGACCTCGGGCGAAGCCACTGCGGCCGATGCCAGGAAATTCCACCAATGGTGCGAGGCCGATCCCGGCCATCGGCACGCCTTTGCGCGCGCGAAACGGCAATGGGAACAGGTACGCCTGGCCGGTGAGCAGCTGCCTGCCGCTGCGCGCCAGCCGCAGCCTGCAACCCCGGCACAACGCTGGAGCCGGCGCGCATTCCTGGGTGCGGCCGTGGCGGCACCTGCGAGCCTGGCCGTGGTGGCTGCGCTGCACCCGCCACTGGGCCTGTGGCCTTCGGTGACGGCGATGACCGCCGATTTCCATACCGGTACCGGCGAGCGGCTGCAGATTGCGCCGACGCCGCACCTGAAGATCGAACTGGATACGCAGAGCAGCCTGCGCCGGCGCAGTGATGCCCAGGGTGAAGGCTTCGAGCTGGTGCAGGGACAGGCGGCGATCGAGGCCGCTGCGGGAGCGCGCCTGGCGCTGTTCGCCGGGCCGGGTTGCCTGGTGGCCGACGAGGGCGCAGCACGCCTGGATGTGCGCAATACCGATGGCCAGGTGCGCGTGACCTGCCTGCGCGGCAGCGTGCGCATCGAGCATCCGCAAGGTCGCCTGCAGCTGCAGGCCGGCCAGCAGACGGTGTATGACGAGCGCCTCAGTGGCGTGGTGGCCGAAGCCGTGGCGGCCGAAGTCAGCGCGTGGACCGAAGGCATGCTGGTGTTCCGCCGCGCGCCACTGCGTGAGGTGGTGGCCGAGATCAACCGCTACCGGCGCGGCAAGGTGCTGCTGGGCGAATCCGCATTGGCGCGGGCGCCGGTCAGTGGTCGCTTCCGCATTGATGATCCGGATGCCGCACTGGAGCAGCTCGGGCAGACGCTGTCACTCGGCCTGCGTCGCTTTCCCGGTGGAATTGCCGTCTTGGGGTAA
- the gspL gene encoding type II secretion system protein GspL — MSLQLRVRLPALERLDGDSAVEWAQLHKDRVLATGSDPLSTLGRRFPQARVHASLDPQDLILLELQLPPLPGRRLQAALQGEVEAMLLDDLQEVALGHGTQAADGTVAVAWLGLQAIARVQQQLQECGLQLQALHPTPLLLPWAVGQVTLQLCGEQVLVRCGRDRGFVQWCGGRDLASVMQVLAVRLQQAGVQAVQWIDGVPPAWAERLPASVLTQAVQCSGPLPGWSLPLPASGAGAPRVAIGLALAAAVLAALGLQLQVSRWHSEGEALQHDMARQFSTHFPEIHDVVDPVVQARRALAAPAAPRALPAVQQQVAGVLQAIPELAGQVRSLRYQPGQMELELDADAQVLAEDAQRLERWQQAMQAQGLQLAHEAGGRLRISSGTAP, encoded by the coding sequence ATGAGCCTGCAGCTGAGAGTGCGCCTGCCGGCGCTGGAACGATTGGATGGGGACAGCGCGGTTGAGTGGGCGCAGCTGCACAAGGACCGCGTGCTGGCCACGGGCAGCGACCCTCTGTCTACGCTGGGCCGGCGCTTTCCGCAGGCGAGGGTGCATGCGAGCCTTGATCCGCAGGACCTGATCCTGCTTGAGCTGCAGCTGCCGCCGCTGCCCGGGCGACGCCTGCAGGCCGCCCTGCAGGGTGAAGTGGAAGCGATGCTGCTGGATGATCTGCAGGAGGTGGCGCTGGGCCATGGCACCCAGGCGGCCGATGGCACGGTGGCGGTGGCGTGGCTTGGCCTGCAGGCGATTGCGCGCGTACAGCAGCAGCTGCAGGAGTGCGGGCTGCAGTTGCAGGCGCTGCACCCAACGCCCTTGCTGCTGCCGTGGGCGGTCGGGCAGGTCACCCTGCAGCTGTGTGGTGAGCAGGTGCTGGTCCGCTGTGGCCGTGATCGTGGCTTCGTGCAGTGGTGCGGTGGGCGTGACCTGGCCTCGGTGATGCAGGTGCTGGCCGTGCGCTTGCAGCAGGCCGGGGTGCAGGCAGTGCAGTGGATCGATGGCGTGCCGCCCGCTTGGGCCGAGCGTCTGCCGGCCAGCGTGCTGACGCAGGCGGTGCAGTGCAGCGGTCCGCTGCCTGGCTGGTCACTGCCGTTGCCGGCCTCGGGTGCAGGTGCGCCACGCGTGGCCATCGGTCTTGCGCTGGCGGCGGCGGTGCTGGCTGCACTGGGCCTGCAACTGCAGGTGTCGCGCTGGCACAGCGAGGGTGAAGCCCTGCAGCATGACATGGCGCGGCAGTTCAGCACGCACTTCCCCGAGATCCACGATGTTGTCGATCCGGTGGTGCAGGCACGGCGGGCACTGGCAGCGCCGGCAGCGCCACGGGCACTTCCTGCCGTGCAGCAGCAGGTTGCCGGCGTGCTGCAGGCCATCCCCGAGTTGGCTGGCCAGGTTCGCAGCCTGCGCTATCAACCGGGCCAGATGGAATTGGAACTGGACGCTGACGCGCAGGTGTTGGCCGAGGACGCGCAACGGCTGGAGCGCTGGCAGCAGGCGATGCAGGCACAAGGGTTGCAGCTTGCGCACGAAGCCGGTGGCCGCTTGCGGATCAGCAGCGGGACTGCGCCGTGA
- the gspK gene encoding type II secretion system minor pseudopilin GspK, whose protein sequence is MAVIVAMLVVALVAVIATALLTRQAVQLRAVRSDQLRMQVRMAVDATLERAAQQLRDDAREQLTTVGSGRWARPVQLQAPLPVHLQLVDAQSRFNLRTLLADGQPAAEALRAFTSLCVGQGLPRAACASAATQVQSRLRDGDRHARAPLPRESLIEQVLAGADPVAIQALARRTVVLPAQTLVNANTGDIAVLQAVAPGVDAGRLQALLGERDRGHWLLNRGDIANRLQLSNEQMALMPLGIHSEWFLAVGQVQADGASVDFRALIWREFRDDSVRVQRVWTRIGA, encoded by the coding sequence ATGGCGGTGATCGTGGCGATGCTGGTGGTGGCACTGGTGGCGGTGATCGCCACTGCGCTGCTGACCCGGCAGGCCGTACAGCTGCGCGCGGTACGCAGCGACCAGCTGCGCATGCAGGTACGCATGGCGGTGGACGCCACGCTGGAGCGCGCGGCGCAGCAGTTGCGTGACGACGCGCGCGAGCAGTTGACTACCGTTGGCAGTGGACGCTGGGCGCGGCCGGTGCAGCTGCAGGCGCCACTGCCGGTGCACCTGCAGCTGGTGGACGCGCAGTCGAGGTTCAACCTGCGCACGCTGCTGGCTGACGGCCAGCCTGCCGCAGAGGCACTGCGTGCGTTCACTTCGCTGTGTGTGGGGCAGGGGCTGCCCCGCGCTGCCTGTGCCAGCGCCGCAACGCAGGTCCAGTCGCGCCTGCGCGATGGCGATCGGCATGCGCGGGCACCGTTGCCGCGTGAGTCGCTGATTGAACAGGTGCTGGCAGGCGCCGATCCGGTGGCGATACAGGCACTGGCGCGGCGTACGGTGGTGCTGCCAGCGCAGACCCTGGTCAACGCCAATACAGGGGACATCGCCGTACTGCAGGCGGTTGCACCCGGGGTGGATGCCGGGCGCCTGCAGGCGCTGCTGGGCGAGCGCGATCGTGGCCACTGGCTGCTCAACCGCGGTGACATCGCCAACCGGCTGCAGCTGAGCAACGAACAGATGGCGCTGATGCCGCTGGGTATCCACAGCGAGTGGTTCCTGGCGGTAGGCCAGGTACAGGCAGACGGTGCATCCGTGGATTTCCGCGCGTTGATCTGGCGCGAGTTCCGCGACGACAGCGTGCGTGTGCAACGGGTATGGACAAGGATCGGTGCATGA